DNA sequence from the Aptenodytes patagonicus chromosome 13, bAptPat1.pri.cur, whole genome shotgun sequence genome:
GCTGAACCGGCTTCCCCCAGCTACCTCTGCATGGAGGCCCACCAAGCACTACCACGACCTGTCCACACAGCTCCTCTCCCCGTTCTCTTCCCTCCAGTTACCCCAGAACAGTTCTTGCTCCTGGCTCTACCTTGCAGATCCCCGAGGTTGGAGCTGACTgcacttttctccttctcctggtTTTTGACCCTCGCCTTCAGATGCTCGATCTCCCTGTGGAGGTCCGCGATGATGCTGGTGTATTGGTTGATGTGGCAGGAGACGTTCCGCAGGTTACATTTTACCTGGTGAGCCAGAATACGTGAGCATTTGTCCCACAGTCCATTATTGGTACAATGGCTGCAAACAAAGCTATGCTTTCAGTTGGAGGGGCACTGAATCCTGTGATGGGGAAGAATTTTCCCTCATGAGTGGGGAAGCTGTAAATTAGTGGTTTTCCCTAATTCTGGGAAATTCCCAAAAGGTAACAGAGAAAAGCCAGGGAGCCTGTGTCCACAGGGAAAACGCAGAGATCCACAAAGAGTGAAAACCCTGTTGTAGATTATTGTTCATCTTCCTTCACCCCACAAGCCTCTccattttattccttctttctgcAACCCCTCAGTTCCTCTTCCAGGCCCAGCATCTGCACTGGGACATTCCCCATACATTGTCCTCCCAACAGTCATCTTCCGACCATCATTGCTTATGTTCTGCACCCAGGTCCATACCAGGCACACCATCCTCTGCCTTTCTATTATTCTGCTCCCTTGTTTTGACCCTCATATTCCTCTTCTCATCCACGAGCCACACGATTTGCTTTCCACTGTTCccttcatctgcttttcttctaCCCCTCACACTGAGGCTCTACACCATCCTGCACTGCGCCCTCCAGGAGTTTGTTCTCCCTTCATCCACTACATCTTCTATTTCCACTTTGCAAGTTTTTAATCTCTAACCCCCACCTCCTTGTGAGTTGTTTGCTCATTTACCTGTGTCTTGTGTGGTGCTCGATAGGCATAGATCAAGGTCATTCGAGATTCTTCAAAGGAGGTACTGACTGGGCTGATATGTGCAATCATAATAGTTCTGCTGTTGCCCCGTAATGAGTCCTAGAGGAATGCAACGTTGATGTGGTTAGTATGGACATGACAGGGGCTTGCTGCTCGGTGGTAACCACCATGGCTGGGTACCCCTGCGGTTCATTGAGATTCTGGTGGAGAATCCCAATTAGGAGTGAAGGAAGTGCTGGTAGAAGACCATTCATTAGGCCCTCTCTCCATCAACAGCAAAATCAATAAGTAATTAACTTTCTACAGAAGAAgaatttttgcaagaaaattgCAATTTCCACAAATACACTGGCAGCTTCTCAATGCTGCTCACAACAGAAGCCTGcctttttctccatcccttctcctccccaccatCCTCTAGAAAACACGTCTGTCAGGCAGCGACAGCGGTAGCTCAGCACCAAGGCTTGAGGCGAGGTTCATAAATGAATTTGTAAAGGATCCATAAAATAACCAGCGTAGCAAAGAGCCTGTCTGCAACCTTCCTGATTTCCTAAGGGAGAGACGACTTATGACAGCACATAATCACTCtcagtctctcttcctcctgccccaaCAACGTCCAAATTTATTGGCCAATTTCAGCCAAATCTTATAGAAGGGATGAAACATTCACAAGCAGTaagttcattaaaaaagaaaaaaaaaaaatcacttatctGCGAGCTTAGAGACATACAACTCAAATCTGTAGGATTTCCTTAACCCTGTAGGAGGTCTTTCCTTAACAGCGCAGATAAGACAACATGTTTATTATAGAGACGGCACTGTCCGAGTCAAGCCCTGATTGCATTGCAAAGCTCATGCAAGATCCTGGAGGAGCGTTGCAAGCTGGATAAAGACAATGCACGTAGATATTCAAGGATCAGCTCTCAAGCCCTGTCTGATTTGAGCGGTGATACCAGCAACAGACACACCAAGCTCCTTGCTGACCCGCagtgttgtcgtggtttaacctcagtcggcaactaagcaccacgcagccactggctcactccccccaccccatgggatgggggagagaattggaagagcacaagtgagaaagactcatgggttgagataaaaacagtttaataattgaaataaaataataataataatatgataataataataatacacaaagcaagtgatgcacagtacaattgttcaccacccgccgaccaatgcccagccagtccccgagcagcggcccccccggccagctttcccccagtttctgtactgagcatgacgtcccatggtatggaatgtccctttggccagttgtcctggctgtgccccctcccagcttctcgtgcacccccagccttctcagtcggtagagcatggaaaactaaaaagtccttggctagtgtaagcactgctcagcaacaactaaaacatcggtgcgttatcaactttgttctcaccctaaatccaaaacacagcactgtaccagctactaggaaggaaattaactctatccctgccgaaaccaggacaagtgtaCAGTACCTTCAGCAGGCGTGTGAGTTTGCTGTCTCAAAAATTGACAAACTGGGCCCGGCTCCCCCCCTTCTCACTCAAGGCATTGATGCAGTTGCCCAAAGCCAGCAGTTGATGTGGGCTCCTTCATCCTCTTGCCCTGGTTCTGAGTATgttgggagaggagggagggaggggggacagaCAGACAAAGCACATGCAGGTGGGTCTGTGTCTGGGGAAGACGTGTGGCATCATCAGGGTCAAGGTTTGGATGTCAAAGCAATGCCTCCTGCAAAATCAACCTGAAAGTGCAGGGTTAAACCCCACTCTGAGGCACTGAGGTGCTGGTAGGAATACATTTCTTGGAAAAGATGAGCCCTCTCTTAATTAATAGCTATCTGTTAAGAACCATCTTCTAAAGATTATTTCAGAAGTTAAGTTGCATAACTACATCACTCCAGAATTCCTGGTCTCAGCAGAAATACTGGGTATGTAAAATTTCTCTCCCTCAGATCACCTCCCTGAGTTCCAGCATTTCCTCCCTCCCATAGGAGCCAGCTGCCTTATTTTCCACCCACCAGCATCCCTCTATTCCACTGGTACCAGCTTTCTCTGACAGCCCAGCCGATCCCTGCCTAACAGACCTCAGCTTCTCTTTAGATGTgaaatttgctgctgcttttcagaccTGAGAAAAGGCTGCACCCAAAAGTTGGTTTACATTTTTCCAGTTATActagttggtctaataaaagatattaccaaTATCCTCAAACTTTGTCTCTACTTTCAGGTTGTCTCAGGTACAAACTCCTGCTCTAAAGCAACAGAGGAACACACAGCGCTGGTTTCCCCAGGGATGAGGACAGGCATGCAGACCCTGCACAGCAGGCCAGGGAATCCAGCCTGGTCTCACCAAAAGCTGCCGAGCTCCAGCCGTACCTGGGCTGCTCTCTCCAACCCTGCCAAGTCGACCATGAAAAGCTTTCCAATTCACACTTCCTTGCCGATCGCCTTCCTTCGGCTTTTCTGCGTCACTGTCACCTGCAGCACTGCATGTGAGCGGGAGGATGTCCTGTTGGCAGCAGTGGGCTCCTGGGTGTGTTGCTTGTTTCCTTTCATTAACAGCTGCATGATCTAAACGATGCAGAAAAGCACGCAGAGATGTACAGCTCTACCTGAGCCATAGCATGGTGTTCCCCGCAGACTGGACCCCTCACCCAGGGCACAGGCAAACTCTGGTCCCGCTCATGCTAACAGGGGTTTTGCTGTTGATTTTCCCCAGATCTTCCCCTTTGGCTTGTGACCTTTGAAGTGCAGGTTTGTGACCTTGGAAGTGcaggtttgttggttttggggctGTTTTCCTGGGAGGCCTGTTTATTTCATGTCCAAGGCACATGTAGAAGTACACATCAGTGTAGCTCAAGGGGGTTTCggtatttcttttccctctccaaaTGGTTTGACGACATGTGTACACAAATCAAAGCACTCTTGTCCTTCCAGGAAAGCAGCATGCACCCTGGGGAAGCAGAGCTAGCAGGAGGTTAGCTGGGGATTTTAGCCTGGTTGCTACCACTCACGTGGCTCCATCATCAGCCCTTTCCATACAATTCATCACATTAATCCAGTTCCACCAAGGTCGTGTTACAAAAGCTCCTTGCTACTGAGTAAGGCACAGGCAATAGGAAAGTGTCAAGAAATTTTAAAGCACTGATGCATGAAAGCACAaaccccctccctttcccctcaccGTGGACCATAGCTCAAGGTACCTCCTGAGCATTTGTAGTGGAGACTTCCGTAATTCCTGCTATCTGGATGCTGCCTCTGGGGTCCTCTCTCAGGTCTAAGAGCCCTGAGGATGGGTTCAGGAGGTCACGGATCACTTTGTTATAGATCTGAGGGTAAGAAATGAGGGGTTGGTGTGAGACTAGTATTGGGTCCTTAGATCTTCAAAGAGGGTTGAGTTGATCCTGTATTTctttggggggaagggaagaagggaagatcTGAACTGCACAACCCAAGGGGAGTGCCACACGATGGACAGACTTGGACACCCCACTTCCCATTACGCCTGCTCCCAGGGACTTGCTGAATTCCCACAGGGCCTGGATCCAGGGCAACAGGCCATCTCCATCTCCTGAGACACTTCACCTCCAGGTAGGACATGGAGACTCTGTAATCCATCTCCTCAGCGGTAGCTTCAAGGGCCTTAAAGAGGGCATCAAGAGTGCGAATGTAAATCCCCGGTTCACAGTCCGTCCCTAGCATAGTGTAGGTTTTTCCTGCTCCCGTTAAAGATACAAAGAAGAGCAGCAAAGACCAACTTCCACATGAGCAAGTTTCCACAACAAATAAAGCCTGGTTTCCTACTGATTTCTGTCCTTCATCCTCTAACTTCCTCCAGTTACTCCATTTTCTCACCCCACAACGACACTGCTGCAGGAAAGACATGGCATGTGCCATTCAAAATGGGTAGGAAGAAGACTTGCAGATGGGCAGATAGGTAGGTTAACTGCCCACCTATGTGTTCAGAGCTAGGGTAAAGTGTATTTTCATACAGTCTGTAGTCTATAGCTGCTTTCTACAGCTGCATCTATTCTCCTGAGATCAGTCTCCAGCATTGCACAGATGCCTTCATCTCCTTCTCCTCTTAACGGGAAGATTTGTCTCCACTGAATTCCACCCCAATTAAGTGACTTCTCAAACAGGGCAGCTTTGCTGTTACTTTAGCATTAAAGGAAGATCCACACTTCCCgatgaaaatggtattttaatgCTTCAGTCTTGTCCTCACAGTAAGCAATTAATTGGCATTATAGTTCATTTCTGGTTCGTACAGATACATTTTATTCATCTGGAGCAGTACAGCTACAGGGACTACTTTACCTGTTGGACCGTATGCAAAAATGGTTGCATTGTAGCCAGAAATGACTCCTCCTATCAGGCTTTTGGTCGTGGACACATATACTTCCTCCTAATTCAGCCAAAAAAGCATAAACTTATGGTCAGGCATAACAGCTGTCCAGACAATCTATACTTAATTGCATTCCCCATGATTTTCTCACTATGTTTTACAAATTTCCTGGGCGTTGGAACAATTTTTGAACCATTTGAATTTTGACACATCATCAAAATGAGCAAAAAACCACAGAGGTTTATTGAATTTTCTAAAGGCAGGCAAGATGCAGGAGCTTACTAAAATAAATGTCCTtaaatttgattattttcttgAACTCTGAACATGgaatgctttgttttttctttgtgtctgCTGAAGAAGAGAGTAAATTCTCTCCCTAACCTTATCCTTTATTGAGAGGTGCCACTGGGCCTCCAAAAATGTCTTAGGCAGTATAAGGGCACTACACTGAAGTTTCATGTGAAAGAGAACACAGGTGACTGAATTGCTTGTGAGAAGCAAGGCTGCA
Encoded proteins:
- the LOC143166691 gene encoding LOW QUALITY PROTEIN: kinesin-like protein KIF19 (The sequence of the model RefSeq protein was modified relative to this genomic sequence to represent the inferred CDS: substituted 4 bases at 4 genomic stop codons); protein product: MCTSVGKSLGPQLASSRSLAMKEQQLTVALRIRPINEAEVEEGAALVARRVGEQRVVLMDPSEDPDDILRANRSREKTFVFDMGFDHRATQEEVYVSTTKSLIGGVISGYNATIFAYGPTGTGKTYTMLGTDCEPGIYIRTLDALFKALEATAEEMDYRVSMSYLEIYNKVIRDLLNPSSGLLDLREDPRGSIQIAGITEVSTTNAQEIMQLLMKGNKQHTQEPTAANRTSSRSHAVLQVTVTQKSRRKAIGKEVXIGKLFMVDLAGLERAAQTRNSGVMXARGXRSPHQLLALGNCINALSEKGGSRAQFVNFXDSKLTRLLKDSLRGNSRTIMIAHISPVSTSFEESRMTLIYAYRAPHKTQVKCNLRNVSCHINQYTSIIADLHREIEHLKARVKNQEKEKSAVSSNLGDLQAEGHQGSEVHSGQVMNTLQAQLMGAFSEQMEVRRSLIELENTNIELHVDTCRYILTITERTELEQHLANAKEKASQMEEFFPGQITSEDQQEVLRLPCIAHELELELGNTELQANTLYKENLLCQKDFVIQQHATLRRNYSAAADADKR